The Bernardetia litoralis DSM 6794 genome includes a window with the following:
- a CDS encoding 2OG-Fe(II) oxygenase → MKLIKHSEHITIIEEFWTPEKCDKFISNSENIGYEPAMVQTENGQKIVESVRNNQRILFKDLTLAESIWNNAKEFANLKLGNSNAIGLNEMFRFYKYEKNQEFKKHRDQSYIRNELESSFYTLMIYLNDNFEGGETTFGDLKISPKKGSCLIFFHDLEHEGSKLISGKKYILRTDVMYRFEEK, encoded by the coding sequence ATGAAACTAATCAAACATTCTGAACATATAACTATAATTGAAGAATTTTGGACTCCAGAAAAGTGTGACAAATTCATTTCTAATAGTGAAAATATTGGCTATGAACCTGCAATGGTACAAACTGAAAATGGACAAAAAATTGTTGAAAGCGTAAGAAACAATCAAAGAATATTATTTAAGGACTTAACTTTAGCAGAATCAATATGGAATAATGCAAAAGAATTCGCTAACCTAAAACTTGGAAATAGTAACGCAATAGGACTGAATGAAATGTTTAGATTCTATAAATATGAAAAAAATCAAGAGTTCAAAAAACACCGAGACCAGAGTTATATTCGGAACGAATTAGAATCAAGTTTTTATACTTTAATGATTTATTTGAACGACAATTTTGAAGGCGGAGAAACAACTTTTGGAGATTTGAAAATTTCACCTAAAAAAGGAAGTTGTTTAATTTTCTTTCACGACTTGGAACACGAAGGAAGCAAACTCATTTCGGGAAAAAAATATATTTTAAGAACAGATGTTATGTATAGGTTTGAAGAAAAATAA